The Streptomyces lienomycini sequence CAGGGCGGCGAGGTGGTCCAGGAGGGGGCCCGCCGAGCCCAGGTGGGTGTCGGTGTGGATCGCGGGCATGTCCGCCGCCGACCAGCGCTCCCGGCCGGCGAGCAGGGTGGCGATGCGGTCGGCGCGGTGCGGCGGGGCGAACTCGACGCCGAGGGGGGCGGCCGGGCCGCGCTGGTTGGCCATCACGGCGACGCCGCCGGTGAGGCCGGCGCGGGGCGGGGTGTGCCAGCCGGTCCACTCGTGGCCGGGTTCCCAGGCCGGCACGGGGCGCAGGCGGTTCGCGTCCGGCCGTACCGGTACCCGGCCCGCGACCCGGTGCAGCAGGCCGCCGCCGGTGTCGGCGGCCTGCACCACGTTGACCGGCTCGGTCCACGCGTCCAGGGCGCGGTCCACGTCGGCGACCGTGCGGGCCCGCAGCAGCGGCAGCAGGGCGCCGAAGCCGAGGTCGGAGGTGACGCGGGGCGGGTGGCGCAGGCTGAGGGCGGCCGGGGTGCCGTCGTCCAGGCCCTCGGGGCCGCCGGCGATCACCGGTCCCCGGTCGGTCTCGATGACCTCGACCTCCACGGACTCCCGCCCGCCCGGCTCCCCGGCGACCTCGACCGTCTCCGTGTGGCGGGCGGCGCGGCGCCAGACGCCGTCCGGGCCGAGCGCCTCCACGCCGGCGCCGGTGCGGCGCAGGCGCTCGCGGTACAGGTCCTGGTAGTCGGCCATGGCATTGGTGATGGCCCAGGCGACCGTGCCGGTGTGGCCGAAGTGGGCGATGCCGGGGATGCCGGGCACGGCGAGGCCGACGACGTCGAACTCCGGGCAGGAGAGGTGGATCTGCTGGTAGACGCCGGGGTCCTCGATGAAGCGGTGCGGGTCGCCCGCGATGAGCGCGTGCCCGGTGGTGGTCCGCTCGCCGCTCACCAGCCAGCCGTTGCTGCCCGCGGTGCCGGGGCCGTCGGCGGCGAACAGGGGGACGGCTTCCGGGCCGAGGTGGGCGGTGATGTGCTCGCGCCAGAGCTTGGCGGGGAAGCCCGCGAAGAGGAGGTGCGTGGCGAGCCAGACGCCGAGCGGGGTCCAGGGCTCCCAGCGGCCGGGGGTCAGGCCGGTGCGGGCGAACTCGGGGGCGGGGCCGTCTTCCGGGGCTCCGGCCAGCCCCTCGTTCACGCCGTCGACGTACGCCCGTACCCAGGCGGCCGTCTCCGGGTCGTTCGCCTCCAGGGCGGTGAAGCAGCGGCGGGCGGTGTCCGCGAGGCGGGCGCGGCGGGCGAGGCGGTCCCAGGACAGGGCCTCGGGACCGAGGAAGGACGCGGAGGTGCCCTGGGCGCGGTGCCGCTCGACCTCCAGTTGCCAGGCGCGGTCCCGGGCCGTCACCCGGCCCTGGGCGCGGGCGAGTTCGAGCGGGGTGTCCGCGCGCAGGTGCGGGATCCCCCAGGCGTCGCGGTAGGTCTCGGCGCTCACCCCTGTGCCTCTGCTTTCCCTCAGACCTTTAGGTTAGGCTCACCTAAGTTAATGGACGTCGTGGCCGAATAGTACGTGAAGGGTGGAGGAATCATGGGGCAGGGGCGGGGTTGGGAGGGCGCGGTCCTCAAGCTGATGCGCGCGAAGGACTTCGAGTTCACCGTGACGGACGCCGAGGACGTGACCCCGCACTACCGGCGGCTGCGGCTGAGCGACGGCGGCATGCTGGCGGCGACCGGCGTCCACCCCACGATGTGGGTACGGCTGTGGTTCGACAACGCGGGCAGGCCGCACCAGCGCGGGTACACGCTGGTCGACCCGGACCCGGCGGCCGGCACCTTCGCCATGGAGTTCGCCCTGCACGAGGGGTGCGCGAGCGACTGGGCGCGGGCGGCGAAGCCGGGGGACACGATCGAGGCGACCGTCCAGGGCACGGGGTTCGAGGTACCGCGGCCCCTGCCCTCCCGTGTCTTCGCGGTCGCGGACCCGGCGTCCCTGCCCGCGCTCAACTCCCTGCTCGACGCGCTGGGGCCGGTGCCCGCGACGGTGTGGTTCGAGGGCGCCACGGACGACGGCCTGCCCTTCCGCGCCGACCCCGAGCGGCACGAGGTCCGCGCGGTTCCGCGCCGGGACGCGGGTGCGGGGCTGGTGGCACGGGTGAGGGAGGAGCTGCCGGAGCTGCTGGCGTCCGCCCCGGAGCCGTACGTCTGGATCGCCTGCGACACGGCGACCACGCGGACGCTGGCCTCGTACGTCCGCAAGGACCTGGGGGTGGCGAAGCAGCGGGTGAACGCGCTGGGGTACTGGCGCGCGACCTGAGCCCGCACGCGCGATCATCGGGACCATGGACGTCACACTTCACCTCGCCCAGGACCCCGAGGCCGACGAACTCCTCGGACGCAGCCCGCTCGCCGCGCTGGTCGGCATGCTGCTGGACCAGCAAGTGCCCATGGAGTGGGCGTTCAAGGGACCGTCGACCATCGCCCGGCGGATGAGCGCGGAGGACCTGGACGCGCACGACATCGCGGCGTACGACCCGGAGGGGTTCGCGGCGCTGCTCTCCGAGAAGCCGGCCGTGCACCGCTACCCCGGGTCGATGGCGGGGCGGGTGCAGCAGCTGTGCCGGTACCTCGTCGAGACGTACGACGGTGACGCCGAGGCCGTCTGGCGGGGCGTGTCCACCGGCGGGGAGCTGCTGAAGCGGCTCCGGGAACTGCCGGGCTTCGGCATGCAGAAGGCCCAGATCTTCCTGGCGCTGCTCGGCAAGCAGCTCGGCGTCCGCCCCGAGGGGTGGCGCGAGGCCGCGGGGGCGTACGGGGAGCCCGACTCCTTCCGGTCGGTCGCGGACATCAGGGGGCCGGAGTCCCTGACGAAGGTGCGGGCGCACAAGCAGGAGATGAAGGCGGCGGCGAAGGCGGCGAAGGCCTCCGGCACGTAGGCGGGGATCGCGGGATCGGCGGGGATCACGGGTTCGGCGGGGGTGCGCGTGGCGCGGTACGCGCCTCCCCGGCCCGGTTGCCGCCGAGCCGGGAGGCCGGGCGGGGCGCCGCGTCAGTCGCGCGGGTGCTCTCCGGTGGCGGGGGCGCCGGGCGCGCTCGCAGCATGGGGCATGACCGAACCACCTGGCGGGCCCCCGGGCGGGGCACCGTACGACGACCGCGGGGTGCACGCCCGGCACGGCGCCCACGAGCCGGGCGCCGGACCGCGGGAGCACGAGCCCGAACCCGCGTTCGAGGGGCCCCTGCACCTGCTGTCCCGCGCCGCCTGGCAGACCGTGCTGTTCACGGGGGTCGCCTCACTGGTCCTGGGCGTGCTGGTCCTGGTCTGGCCCGGGGCGTCGCTGCTCGCGGCCGGAGTGCTCTTCGGCCTGTACCTCGTCATCAGCGGCATCCTCCAGCTGGCCGCCGCCTTCGGCACGCACCGGAGGACCTCGCTGCGGGTGCTGGCCTTCATCAGCGGCGCCGTGTCGATCCTGCTGGGGCTGTTCTGCTTCCGCGGCCCGCTGCAGTCGGTGCTGCTGCTCGCGCTGTGGATCGGCATCGGCTGGCTGTTCCGCGGCGTCACGCAGATCGTGGCCGCCGCGCACGACCCGGCGATGCCCGCGCGCGGCTGGCACGTCTTCCTCGGCGTCGTCACCGTCGTCGCCGGCATCGTGCTGATCGACTCGCCGGTCGAGTCGGCCACCGTCCTCATGCTGGTCGGCGGCTGGTGGCTGGTCGTCGTCGGCGTCGTCGAGATCGTCACGTCCCTGCGGCTGCGCGGACAGGCGGGCCGGGTCCCCCGCAGCCTGTGAACGGCGCCGCCCTTCCGTACGCCGAGCGGGCGGTTCTCCTCCCCGGCGCGAGGGGCGGCGCACGCCGGGCGGGGACAGGACCCAGGTGAGACCCGCCCCGCACGCCCCTGCCGCACGCGCCGCGCGCCGTAGCGCCTGGCCGCGGGTACTGCTGGTCCTGCTGCTCGCCCTGGTGGTGCCGTGCGCCCATGCGACGGCCCAGGCGGCGCCGGTCGTCCAGGCGGCCGCCTCGGGCGGTACCGCCGCGGAGCACGACCACCTCGACACCGCCCTGCGCACCCCGGCCCGCAGCGGCCGGCGTGCCGCCGCGGTCCGGCCGGCTCCGCCGTCCCCCGCGGCCGGCCGTCGCGTCCGCCGCGACCTCCTCCCTCCGGTCGGGCCGCCGCCCTCCCCGCGCGGCCCGCGCTCCGTGGTCCTGCGCTGCTGACCGGGCCGGACCGGCTCGCCCGCCGGTCCCCCGCGAGACAGGGACACCACGCGACCACCACGCGACCACCAGGAACGAGGAACCACCCATGCCCAGCGACCCCTACGCCGTCCTGCGCGCCCTTCTGCGCGC is a genomic window containing:
- a CDS encoding penicillin acylase family protein, which encodes MSAETYRDAWGIPHLRADTPLELARAQGRVTARDRAWQLEVERHRAQGTSASFLGPEALSWDRLARRARLADTARRCFTALEANDPETAAWVRAYVDGVNEGLAGAPEDGPAPEFARTGLTPGRWEPWTPLGVWLATHLLFAGFPAKLWREHITAHLGPEAVPLFAADGPGTAGSNGWLVSGERTTTGHALIAGDPHRFIEDPGVYQQIHLSCPEFDVVGLAVPGIPGIAHFGHTGTVAWAITNAMADYQDLYRERLRRTGAGVEALGPDGVWRRAARHTETVEVAGEPGGRESVEVEVIETDRGPVIAGGPEGLDDGTPAALSLRHPPRVTSDLGFGALLPLLRARTVADVDRALDAWTEPVNVVQAADTGGGLLHRVAGRVPVRPDANRLRPVPAWEPGHEWTGWHTPPRAGLTGGVAVMANQRGPAAPLGVEFAPPHRADRIATLLAGRERWSAADMPAIHTDTHLGSAGPLLDHLAALTGLTPEAAALRDRLLAWDRRMDADSTGAAAYAAVRTAVVRELAAHPVLAAASAAPAYPEALLPWLALVPRVAYALEHLLRADGLYGIDRAAAVRAALEEVAARGPAGTWGDTHRLAPWRALPGATAHADEPGLSGDHDCVLCTSPVPGLTDRAARGPAARYVWDLADRADSRWVVPHGASGIPGSAHHRDQQPLWLAGELAPVVTDFDRLTKETDD
- a CDS encoding HhH-GPD-type base excision DNA repair protein encodes the protein MDVTLHLAQDPEADELLGRSPLAALVGMLLDQQVPMEWAFKGPSTIARRMSAEDLDAHDIAAYDPEGFAALLSEKPAVHRYPGSMAGRVQQLCRYLVETYDGDAEAVWRGVSTGGELLKRLRELPGFGMQKAQIFLALLGKQLGVRPEGWREAAGAYGEPDSFRSVADIRGPESLTKVRAHKQEMKAAAKAAKASGT
- a CDS encoding HdeD family acid-resistance protein, encoding MTEPPGGPPGGAPYDDRGVHARHGAHEPGAGPREHEPEPAFEGPLHLLSRAAWQTVLFTGVASLVLGVLVLVWPGASLLAAGVLFGLYLVISGILQLAAAFGTHRRTSLRVLAFISGAVSILLGLFCFRGPLQSVLLLALWIGIGWLFRGVTQIVAAAHDPAMPARGWHVFLGVVTVVAGIVLIDSPVESATVLMLVGGWWLVVVGVVEIVTSLRLRGQAGRVPRSL
- a CDS encoding siderophore-interacting protein, which translates into the protein MGQGRGWEGAVLKLMRAKDFEFTVTDAEDVTPHYRRLRLSDGGMLAATGVHPTMWVRLWFDNAGRPHQRGYTLVDPDPAAGTFAMEFALHEGCASDWARAAKPGDTIEATVQGTGFEVPRPLPSRVFAVADPASLPALNSLLDALGPVPATVWFEGATDDGLPFRADPERHEVRAVPRRDAGAGLVARVREELPELLASAPEPYVWIACDTATTRTLASYVRKDLGVAKQRVNALGYWRAT